In Rhodoferax sediminis, the sequence GTGGCTGCGGCACACGCTGTGGCACAAGGAGGGCAACCGCCTGAGCTACAAGCCGGTCCAGATGAAGCCGCTCACCGTTGACAGCATTGCGCTGAAAACCCGCACCTTCTGACCCGCGCGAAACCGCACCGACCAAGACACCGGAGAACAACCCCATGACCAAGCGCACTTTCCAGATTTACCGCTACGACCCGGACAAGGACGCCCGGCCCTACATGCAGACCCTGGAGGTCGAACTCGACGGCCACGAGCGCATGCTGCTGGACGCCCTGATGAAACTCAAGGCGCAGGATCCCGGCATCGCCTTTCGCCGCTCCTGCCGCGAAGGGGTGTGCGGCTCGGACGCCATGAACATCAATGGCAAGAACGGCCTGGCCTGCCTGACCAATATGCGCACCCTGAAGGACCCGATCGTGCTCAAACCGCTGCCGGGCCTGCCCGTCGTGCGCGACCTGATCGTGGACATGACGCAGTTCTTCAAGCAGTACGACTCGATCAAGCCTTACCTGATCAACGACACCGTGCCGCCCGAGAAGGAGCGCCTGCAAAGTCCCGAAGAGCGCGAAGAACTCAACGGCCTGTACGAGTGCATCCTGTGCGCCAGCTGCTCCACGGCCTGCCCCAGCTTCTGGTGGAATCCCGACAAGTTCGTCGGCCCCGCGGGTCTGCTGCAGGCCTACCGTTTTCTGGCCGACAGTCGCGATCAGGGCACGGCCGAGCGCCTGGACAACCTGGAAGACCCGTACCGCCTGTTCCGCTGCCGCACCATCATGAACTGCGTGGACGTGTGCCCCAAGGGCCTGAACCCGTCTCTGGCCATCAACAAGATCAAGGAAATGATGGTCTCCCGGGCCACCTGAGCGGGGCCTGGAATGCATATGGCGAACGAGCGCTTGGATGAGCGGGCCTTGAGCAAGCTCAAGTGGCGCTGCCGCCGCGGTTTGCTGGAAAATGACATCTTCATCGAACGGTTTTTCAACCGGTATGAGGAAAGCCTGACCATCCGGCAAGCCCAGGGGCTCGGTGCTCTAATGGATCTCAGCGACAACGACCTGCTGGACCTGCACCTGTCACGCAAAACCCTGGCCCAGGTGAGCCCGGAACTGGATCGCGCCGACGTGCTCGAAGTATTGAATCAATTACGAGATAACCGCTGAAAGGGTAAAAAATGAAACTAGCTGACAACAAAGCCACCCTGTCGTTTAGCAACGGCAGCCCGAGCGTCGAGTTACCGGTGTACCAGGGCAGTGTGGGACCGGACGTGGTCGATATCCGCAAGCTGTATGCCCAGACCGGCATGTTTACCTACGATCCGGGCTTTCTGTCCACGGCGGCCTGCCAGTCGGCCATCACCTACATCGATGGCGACAAGGGTGAGTTGCTGTACCGCGGCTACCCGATCGAGCAGTTGGCCGTCAACTGCGACTACATGGAAACCTGCCATCTGCTGTTGTACGGGGAGTTGCCCACCGCCGCCGGCAAGAAGGACTTCTCGCGTCTCGTGACCATGCACACCATGGTCAACGAGCAGATGCAGCTGTTCATGCGCGGCTTCTTCCGCAGCGCCCACCCCATGGCCATCATGACCGGCCTGGTCGGCGCGCTGTCGGCCTTCTATCACGACAGCACGGATATCACCAACCCCGAGCACCGCGAGATCTCCGCGATCCGACTGATCGCCAAGATGCCCACCCTGGTGGCCATGGCGCACAAGTACACCGTAGGCCAGCCCTACATGTACCCGCGCAACGACCTGAGCTACTCCGCCAACTTCCTGCACATGATGTTTGCCACACCGTGCGAGGAATACAAGGTCAGCCCGGTGCTCGAGCGCGCCATGGACCGCATCTTCACGCTGCATGCCGATCACGAACAGAACGCCTCCACCTCCACCGTGCGCCTGTGCGGCTCGTCGGGCACCAATCCGTTCGCCGCGATCGCGGCCGGCGTGGCCTGCCTGTGGGGCCCCGCTCACGGCGGCGCCAATGAGGCCGCCCTCAACATGCTGGAAAACATCCAGAAAAACGGCGGCGTCGAGAAAATCGGCGACTTCATCAAGCAGGTCAAGGACAAGGACTCCGGTGTCAAGCTGATGGGTTTTGGCCATCGCGTGTACAAAAACTACGACCCGCGCGCCAAGCTGATGCAGGAAACCTGCAAGGAAGTGCTGAAGGAAATGGGGCTGGAGAACGACCCCCTGTTCAAGCTGGCGATGGCGCTTGAAAAGATCGCCCTGGAAGACGACTATTTCGTCTCGCGCAAGCTCTACCCCAATGTCGACTTCTACTCGGGCATCGTGCAGCGCGCCATCGGCATCCCGGTGTCGCTGTTCACCGCGGTCTTCGCGCTGGCCCGCACCGTGGGCTGGATCGCCCAGCTCAACGAGATGATCGGCGACCCCGAGTACAAGATTGGCCGCCCGCGCCAGCTGTTTACCGGCGCGGTCAAGCGCGATGTGCAGCCGATTGCCAAGCGCTGAGGGACCCTGCGCCTGAACCGGCCGGCACGCACACGGCCCCCGATTCACAGGCCTGGAGCCCGCTTCGTGCGGGCTTTTTCATGCCTGCCTCTTCAAGCAGGCAGGCATCGCGAACCGCGACGGCAAATCAGCCTGTAAAGGGTGAAAATACAGCTCCATCGCCAACCGCGATGACAAAGGGCCGGAATCCACCTTCCGGCGCTTTTCCATGAAACCCACCGAACGCAACTTTGCCCGCCGCATTGACCTGACCTCGCTGCAACTTTTTGTGGCGGTGTGCGAGCTCGGCAGCATCGGCCGGGCCGCCGAGCGCGAATTCATCGCCGCCTCGGCCGTGAGCAAGCGGCTCAGCGATCTCGAGGCCACTCTGGACACGCCGCTCCTGTACCGCCACACGCGCGGCGTCGACCTGACGCCGGCCGGCGAGAGCCTGCTGCACCACGCGCGCTCGGTGCTGTTCAGCCTGGAAAAAATGCAGGGCGAACTCAGCGAGTACGCCGACGGCGTGCGCGGCCACGTGCGCGTGCACGCCAACATTTCAGCCATCGTGCAGTTCCTGCCCGAAGACCTGGGCACCTTCGTGCGCAAGCACGAGCAGGTCAAGATCGACCTGGAAGAGCATCTCAGCATGGACGTGATCCGTGCCGTGCAGGAAGGCGCCGCCGATCTGGGCATCTGCAACACCGCTGTAACAGGCAGCAGCGGCCCGGGCGAGCTGCAAACGCGGCCCTACCGGCATGACCGTTTGGTGCTTATTGTGCCCAAAGCCCATGTGTTGTCTACGCTTTCAGCTATCAATTTTATAGAAACACTGGATTTTGACCATGTCGGCCTGCACGCCACCAGCTCGATCTACCTCGCCATGCGGCAGGCCGCGGCGCAGGCCGGGCGCACCATCCGGCTGCGCATCCGCGTGACCGGGCTGGACGCCATGTGCCGCATGATCCACAACGGCCTGGGCGTCGGCGTGATTCCACAGCGCGCCTTCGAGTTGATGCAGGGCGTGGGCGATCTGGCCTGCGTGCCTTTGAACGACGACTGGGCGCTGCGCCAGATCGACCTGGTGGCGCGCGACTTCGCCACCTTGCCCGTCACCGCGCGCCTGCTGGTCGAGCACCTCGGCGCGCGCGCCGCGCCACAGCCATAAAATCACTTCAGCCACAAGGAAACTATCCCATGGGACGCACTCTCTACGACAAAATCTGGGACGAACACGTCGTCCACACCGAGGAAGACGGCACCGCCATCCTCTACATCGACCGGCATCTGGTGCACGAAGTCACCAGCCCGCAGGCCTTCGAAGGCCTGCGCCAGGCGGGCCGCAAGGTCTGGCGCGTCAGTTCCATCGTCGCGACGGCCGATCACAACACGCCCACCACCGGCTGGGAACTGGGCTACGACGGCATTACCGATCCGATCAGCCGCGAGCAGGTCACCACGCTGGACCACAACATCGCCGAATCGGGCGCGGCCGCCTACTTTCCCTTCCTCTCCAGACGCCAGGGCATCGTGCACGTGATCGGCCCCGAAAACGGCGCCACCCTGCCCGGCATGACGGTGGTCTGCGGCGACTCGCACACCTCGACCCACGGCGCGTTCGGCGCACTGGCGCACGGCATCGGCACCAGCGAGGTCGAGCACGTGCTGGCCACGCAAACCCTGCTGGCGAAAAAGGCCAAAAACATGCTGGTGAAAGTGAACGGCACGCTGGCGCGCGGCATCACCGCGAAGGACATCGTGCTCGCCATCATCGGCAAGATCGGCACCGCCGGCGGCACCGGCTACACCATCGAATTCGGCGGTGCGGCAATTCGCGCGCTGAGCATGGAAGGCCGCATGACCGTGTGCAACATGGCCATAGAAGCCGGGGCCCGCGCGGGGCTGGTGGCCGTGGACGAAAAAACCATCGCCTACCTGAAGGGCCGCCTGCTCGCGCCCACCGGCGTCGAATGGGACCAGGCCTGCGCCTACTGGGCCACGCTGCAGTCCGATGCCGACGCCCGCTTCGACACGGTGGTCGAACTCGACGCCGCCGACGTCACGCCGCAGGTGACCTGGGGCACCTCGCCCGAAATGGTGCTGGGCATCGATGGCCGCGTGCCCGACCCGGACAAGGAAAAAGACGCCAACAAGCGCGGCGCGATCGAACGCGCGCTGACCTACATGGGCCTGGCGCCCAACAAGGCCATCGGCGACGTCTACATCGACAAGGTCTTCATCGGCTCGTGCACCAATTCGCGCATCGAAGACATGCGCGAGGCCGCGGCCATGGTGAAAAAACTGGGGCAAAAGGTCGCGAAAAACGTCAAGCTCGCCATGGTGGTGCCGGGCTCCGGCCTGGTCAAGGAACAGGCCGAGCGCGAGGGGCTCGATGCCATTTTCAAGGCCGCCGGCTTCGAATGGCGCGAACCGGGCTGCTCCATGTGCCTGGCCATGAACGCCGACCGGCTCGAGCCCGGCGAGCGCTGCGCCTCCACCAGCAACCGCAATTTCGAGGGTCGCCAGGGCACCGGCGGGCGCACCCACCTGGTCAGCCCCGCGATGGCCGCCGCCGCCGCGGTGCATGGCCATTTTGTCGACATCCGCCGGTTTTCCTGAAGCTTTGCGGGGCAGACCAAGAATTGCGGAGCAATTTTGCTCTGCCCTCAACTGACTAGAGATAGACAAACATCATGCAAAAATTTACCGTACACAAGGGCCTGGTGGCGCCGATGGATCGCGAAAACGTCGACACCGACGCGATCATCCCCAAGCAGTTCCTCAAATCCATCCGCAAGACCGGCTTCGGCCCGAATCTGTTCGACGCCTGGCGCTACCTGGACCCCGGTTTTCCCGGCCAGGACCCGGCCACACGCCGGCCGAACCCCGACTTCGTGCTGAACCAGCCACGCTACCAGGGCGCGTCCATCCTGCTGGCGCGCAAGAATTTCGGCTGCGGCTCCTCGCGCGAACACGCCCCCTGGGCGCTGGATCAGTACGGCTTTCGCGCCATCATCGCACCCTCTTACGCCGACATTTTTTTCAACAACTGCTTCAAGAACGGCCTGCTGCCCATCGTGCTGAGCGAGGCGCAGGTCGGCCAGCTGTTTGACGAAGCCGCGGTTTTCCCCGGCTACACGCTGACGGTGGACCTGGCGCGCCAGGTCGTCATCAAGCCGCAGGGCGAAGAGTTGCCGTTCGACGTACAGCCGTTTCGCAAGCATTGCCTGCTGGGCGGCCTTGACGACATTGGCCTGACGCTGCTGCAGTCCGACAAGATCCGGGCCTTCGAAGCCCAGCGTTTGGCACAGAAACCGTGGCTAGCCCATACCACGCTTGCACAGTAAGCTACCAATTTAATAGTAATCAAAGAAAAACCGAATAAAACCATGAAAATTGCAGTACTGCCGGGTGACGGCATCGGGGTTGAGATCGTGGCCGAAGCCATCAAGGTGCTGGAAGTCCTCGATCTCCCGTTCGAGATGGAATCCGCACTGGTCGGCGGCGCCGCCTACGAAGCCCATGGCCACCCGCTGCCAGAGTCCACGCTCAAGCTTGCCAAGGCCGCCGACGCCATACTGTTCGGCGCCGTGGGCGACTGGAAATTCGACAAGCTGGAGCGTGCGCTGCGCCCCGAGCAGGCGATTTTGGGCCTGCGCAAGAACCTGGGCCTGTTTGCCAATTTCCGCCCGGCCATTTGCTACGAGCAGCTGGTCGGCGCATCCAGCCTGAAGCCCGAATTGATCGCCGGGCTGGACATCCTGATCATCCGCGAACTGACGGGTGATATTTATTTTGGCCAGCCGCGTGGTCGCCGTACCGCCGTCGATGGCCACTTCCCCGGTGCCGAGGAAGCCTTCGACACGATGCGCTATTCGCGCCCGGAAATCGAGCGCATCGCGCACGTCGCGTTCCAGGCGGCGCGCAAGCGCAGCAAACGCGTCACCAGCGTGGACAAGGCCAACGTGCTGGAAACCTTCCAGCTCTGGAAGGACGTGGTCACCGAGGTCGGCCGCGAATACCCCGACGTGGCGCTCGACCACATGTACGTGGACAACGCGGCCATGCAACTGGTCAAGGCGCCCAAGAAGTTCGACGTAGTGGTCACCGGCAACATGTTTGGCGACATCCTGTCGGACGAGGCGGCGATGCTGACGGGCTCGATCGGCATGCTGCCCTCGGCCTCGCTGAACGCCAGCAACCAGGGCCTGTACGAACCCAGCCACGGCAGCGCGCCTGACATCGCCGGCCAAGGCATCGCCAATCCATTGGCTACAATATTGTCTGCTGCCATGATGCTCCGCTTTTCACTCAACCAGCCTCAGGCTGCCGACCGTATCGAGTCGGCGGTGAAGGACGTGCTCGTCTCGGGCTTGCGCACCGCGGACATTTATTCCGATGGCACCACCAAGGTGGGAACCCGTGAAATGGGTGACGCGGTGGTCGGTGCCATTACCAAGAAGACAACCAAAGGCTGACTCGGCCCGGTTCGTCACGCCTTCCCGGCTCGACGAGCCGGGCGACCAAAACCATTGGGAACCCGGCCTGCCGCAAATGGCCGCCGTGGATTCCAAAGTGATTTGAAACGAAAGGGGCGATGTGATGAAGGTTGGTAATCTCGTAGGGTTGGTGGGCTGGCGCGGCATGGTCGGCTCCGTGCTGCTGGACCGGATGCAGGCGGAAGGCGACTTCGGTCTGATCGAGCCGGTGTTTTTCTCGACCTCCAACGCGGGCGGAAAAGCCCCGGCGCAGGCGAAGAACGAGTCCACACTCAAGGATGCGCACGACATCGCCGCGCTCAAGAAGTGCGACATCATCATCACCGCCCAGGGCGGTGACTACACCGCCGAGATTTTCCCCAAGCTGCGCGCGGCCGGCTGGAACGGTCACTGGATCGACGCCGCCTCCACCCTGCGCATGAAGGATGACGCCATCATCATCCTCGATCCGGTGAACCTGCCGGTCATCAAGAGCGCGCTGGCCAGGGGCGGCCAGAACTGGATCGGCGGCAACTGCACGGTGAGCTGCATGCTGATGGGCGTGGGCGCGCTGTACAAGGCCGGTTTGGTCGAGTGGATGACCGCCATGACCTATCAGGCCGCATCTGGCGGCGGCGCCCAGCACATGCGCGAGCTGCTGACCCAGTTCGGCACCCTGAACCACGAAGTGCGCGCCCTCTTGGACGACCCCAAGTCGGCCATCCTGGAGATCGACCGCAAGATCCTGGCCCGGCAGCAGTCGCTGTCCGCCGCCGAGACCGCCCACTTCGGCGTGCCGCTGGCCGGTTCGCTGATTCCCTGGATCGACAAGGATCTGGGTATCGGGAAAAACCCGGACGATGCCGAGTGGGGCATGAGCAAGGAAGAATGGAAGGCCGGTGCCGAGACCAACAAGATTCTGGGCCAGGGCGCCGCATTCGGAACACCGCACACCCCCGTGGACGGCTTTTGCGTGCGCATCGGCGCGATGCGCTGCCACAGCCAGGCGCTGACCTTCAAGCTCAAGAAAGACGTCCCGACCGCCGACATCGAGGCCCTGATCGCCGCCGACAACGCCTGGGTCAAGGTGGTGCCAAACACGCGCGAGGCGACCATTCACGACCTGACGCCGGTGGCGGTGACCGGCACGCTGGGCATCCCGGTCGGGCGCATCCGCAAGCTCGCGATGGGCCCTGAGTACGTGGGCGCTTTCACCGTCGGCGACCAGTTGCTCTGGGGCGCCGCCGAGCCGCTGCGGCGCATGCTGCGCATCCTGCTGGACGCCTGAGTCGGGGACCGGCCGCCAACAGTGGGCGCAGAGCCCCGATGGCAGCCGTTGTCGTTTGGCAACAACCCTCTGCACATAAGTGTCGACTAGTTGTGTGCGCACAGAGCTAAAAACTGGTCTCGCCTTGTCAGGCTAAGACATTGATGTTACTGTCAAATTTCAGTATTAAGTACTTAGGCGTTCCTCCCAATGATGCGAAAAAAATTGCCTGCTGACCCAGTCTTTGCTGCCCAAAAATTAATGAGAAAGTCATGCGGCTGGCAGGCGGGCGCCATCGCGGCCGCCATCGCCGTGTCTTTTGGTCTGGCCGCCACCGACGCCCACGCGCTGGCGCTGGGTCGTCTCACGGTCCAGTCGGCCCTGGGTGAGCCGTTGCGGGCCGAAATCGACATTCCGGACATCAATGCCGAAGAAGCCGCCAGCCTGCGCGCCACCGTGGCCTCTCCCGATGCCTTCAAAGCGGCCGGGCTCGAATACAACGCCGCCGTTTCCCGCTTGCAGATCAGCCTGCAGCGCCGCCCCGATGGGCGCTCTTACTTGAGCCTGCGCAGCGATCGCGCCGTCAACGACCCGTTCATCGACGTCATCCTCGAAGCCAACTGGTCGACCGGGCGCATCGTGCGCGACTACACGATGCTGTTCGACCCGAACCTGACGCGGCAACTGGCTCCGGTTCAGCCAACGGCGCCCCAGACTTCTGCCGCTGCCATGCCGCCGGCTCCGGCCATGGCGGCACCGTCAGCGCGCCGCGCGCCAAGCCGCCCCGCGCCGGCGCCGCGCGCTACGAGTCCGGCGCCGTCGGGTGCCGGCAACCAGGTAACGGTGAACCGGGGCGACACGGCCGGCAGAATTGCGGCCGCCAACAAGCCGGACAATGTGTCGCTGGACCAAATGCTGGTCGCCCTTTTGCGGACCAATCCACAGGCCTTCATTGCCGGCAACGTGAACCGGATCAAGGCTGGTGCGGTGCTAACGCTGCCCGATGCGCAGCAGGCTTCCGCCACGCCGGCGGGTGAGGCGCAAAAAACCATCATCGCGCAGAGCCGGGATTTCAACGAATTCCGCCACAAGCTGGCCGAGGGTGCACCCACCATGCAGATGGCGGCAGCAGACCGCAAGGCCGGCGGCCAGTTGCAGGCCAATGTCGAAGAGAAAGCCCCCGCCGCCACTTCACCGGACAAGCTGACGCTCTCCAAAGGAGCGGTGCAGGGTAAGGCGGCCGAGGATAGTACGCTCGCCGCCCGCAAGGCCAGGGATGCCGAAGCGCGCGTGGCCGAACTGTCAAAAAACATCACCGAACTGAGCAAGCTGGAAGCGGCCTCGACCGCCGCCGGCTCGGCACCCGCCCTGGCCGCCAGTGCCGCAACGGGTGGTGTGGCGGTCGCCGCCGGTGAGGCCAGCACGGCCGCTTCGGCCGCAGCAGCCGCTACGGCGGCCTCCGAAGCAGTGGCACCCGTGGCCGCTGCCGCCAGCGCTGCGGCAGCGCCGGCGCCTGCCGTGGTCGCATCGGCTCCGGCCCCCGCCAAGGTGGCGCCTACACCGGCGCCCGAGACCAGCTTCATGAGCGAACTGCTCGACAACCCCCTGGCTCCGGTGGCTGCCGGCGGCCTGATCGCCCTGTTGGCAGGCTTTGGCTTCTACCGGGCACGCCAGCGCAAGAAGGCGGGCCCGGTGGACAGCTCCTTTCTGGAGAGCCGCCTGCAACCCGACTCGTTCTTCGGCTCCAGCGGTGGCCAGAGCGTTGACACCACCAAGGCGGCAGTGCCCAGCTCGTCCATGGTGTACTCCGCCAGCCAGCTCGATGCCGCGGGCGACGTCGACCCCGTGGCCGAGGCCGATGTGTACCTGGCCTATGGCCGTGACCTGCAGGCCGAGGAAATCCTCAAGGAAGCCATCCGCACCAACCCTTCGCGCGTGGCGATTCATGCCAAATTGCTGGAAATCTATGCCAAGCGGCGTGATGTCAAGACCTTCGAGTTGGTCGCCACCGAAGCCTACAATCTGACGGCGGGCGAGAGCCCCGAGTGGGAGCAGATCTGCAAACTCGGGCAGGATCTCGACCCGGCCAACCCTCTGTACCAGCCCGGCGGCCATCCGCCCGCGCAAGACGGCGCACCGGCTTTCGGCAAGGCGCCCGTCAACGACATGGTCAGCACCATGCCGCGCACCCTGCAGCCCGCGCTGTCCCAATCGCCGGTGCCCCTCGATCTTGACCTCGACTTCTCGGCCGACGATGCGCCAGCGCCGCCCACGGCAAGCCGGCCCGGCCTCGGTGTGGACGACGTGGTGCCGCACATGCAACCCGCAGAGCCAACAGTCACCATCAATGCCCCCACATCGGCATCGGTACCGCTGGACATGGATTTCAGCGCTGCCACGTCCGGCCTTCAGCACTCGGTCGCCGCCGCCGATGCTGCGCCGGTACATGACTCCGGCATGATCGAGTTCGACATGAATTCGCTGTCGCTGTCGCTGGATCTGGACGCCGCGCCGGCCGATGCTGCCCTGCTCGCGTCCCATGAATCCGCCCATGAACCCATCCATGACCCGCTGGCCACCAAACTGGCGCTGGCCGAAGAGTTCCGCGCCATTGGCGATTCGGACGGCGCGCGCGCGCTGGCCGAAGAAGTCATTGCCCAGGCATCGGGCAGCCTGAAGGCCCGTGCCCAGCAGCTGATTGCCGAGCTCCGCTGACCGTGGACGCGCCCGCTCTTCTTTCAGCCCCGTCGTGGTGAGGCTGGCGTTAGGCATCAGCTACAACGGACAGGCCTACGAGGGCTGGCAAAGCCAGCTCTCGGGCCGTACGGTTCAGGACAAGCTCGAGACCGCTCTCGCTCGCTTCACCCAGACGCCCGTCTCCACACTGTGCGCGGGGCGCACCGATGCCGGTGTGCACGGCCTGATGCAGGTGGTGCATTTCGACACTACATTGCAGCGTGAAGCCTTCTCGTGGGTGCGCGGCACCAACACCTACCTGCCCCCGGACATCGCGGTGCAATGGGCACACGAGGTGCCCGACGCGTTCCATTGCCGCGCCAGTGCTATCGCCCGGCGCTACGCTTACGTGCTGCTTGAGTCGCCGGTTCGGCCCAGCGTGGAGGCGGGACGCGTCGGCTGGACCATGTATCCGCTCGATGGGGATGCGATGCGCCTGGCGGCCCGGCAGCTGGTGGGCGAGCATGACTTCACGTCGTTCCGGGCCTCGGCCTGCCAGGCCAGATCGCCCGTTAAAATCATGAACAGCATCGAGATTCAGCGGCGCGGCACGACTCAAGCCGCGTACTGGCGCTTTGAATTCGAAGCCAATGCGTTCTTGCACCACATGATCCGCAACATCATGGGCTGCCTGGTCGCAATCGGCCAGGGCCGGCAGCCACCCGACTGGATGCAGACCGTGCTGGCCGCGCGCGACCGCGATGCCGCCGCCCCCACCTTCTCGCCCGATGGGTTGTATTTTCTGGGGCCGGTGTACGAAGACCGCTGGGGCCTGCCGGCCCGTGCGGCTGCGTATGATTGGCTTCCATGACCACCCAACAGCGCTCCACACGATCCAGCTTCGGCGACGTCGGGCCGCCCCAAGGCGCGAAGGCCCCCTCGGGGGCAGCGCAGCACACGCAGTGGCAAGCGTGGGGGCTCAGCGCACCAGGATCAAGATCTGCGGCCTGACGCGTGAGCAGGACGTGGATGCGGCCGTGGCCGCCGGGGCCGACGCCGTGGGCTTTGTGCTATACCCGCCCAGCCCGCGTTATGTCACGCCCGCGCGCGCGCTGGAGCTGGCCCGGCGCCTGCCGCCGTTTGTCACGCCCGTACTGCTTTTCGTCAACGAGAGTGCTGCGAAAATAATAGCGACCTGCCAAGATATACCGGGGGCTACAGTTCAATTTCATGGTGAAGAAACGCCCGGGGACTGCGACCGCATCGCGCGCCCCTACCTCCGTGCCGCGCGGATTCCGCTGGGCGCAGCGGCGGCAGGCTTTGACCTCGTAAAATACGCCCAAGATTATTCAAACGCCCAGGCCATCCTGCTCGACGCCCATGTCGACGGCTATGGCGGCGGCGGCAAGGCATTCAATTGGTCACTTTTGCCTCCAAGCGTCAACGCTCACCTCGTCTTGAGTGGTGGGTTGAATGCTGCCAACGTGATCGATGGCATCTTGCAGGTCAGGCCGCGTTGCAGGACGCTGGCCGTTGATGTGAGTTCCGGCGTCGAGATCCACAAGGGGATCAAGAGCGCGGAGAAAATCAACCAGTTCGTTGCCGCCGTGCGCGCGGCCGACGAACAATTTGCAAAGTCAAACCATGTTCCAGTACCAGCAACCTGACCCGACGGGCCACTTCGGGATCTACGGCGGCAGTTTCGTGAGCGAGACGCTGACGCACGCCATCAACGAGCTCAAAGACGCCTACGCGAAGTACCAGCACGACCCCGCCTTCATCGACGAATTCAAATACGAACTCGTGCACTACGTCGGCCGGCCCTCGCCGATTTACCACGCCGCGCGCACCAGCCGCGAGTTGAAAGGTGCGCAGATCTATCTCAAGCGCGAGGACCTGAACCACACCGGCGCGCACAAGATCAACAACGTGATCGGGCAGGCCATGCTGGCGCGCCGCATGGGCAAGCCGCGCATCATCGCCGAAACCGGCGCCGGCCAGCACGGCGTGGCCACCGCCACCATCTGCGCGCGCTATGGGCTCGAATGCGTGGTCTACATGGGCTCCGAAGACGTCAAGCGCCAAAGCCCGAACGTGTACCGCATGAACCTGCTGGGCGCCACCGTGGTGCCGGTCGAATCGGGCAGCAAAACGCTGAAAGACGCACTGAACGAAGCCATGCGCGACTGGGTCGCCAACGTGGACAACACCTTCTACATCATCGGCACGGTGGCCGGGCCGCACCCCTACCCGACCATGGTGCGCGACTTCCAGAGCGTGATCGGCGAGGAATGCCTGACGCAGATGCCCGAGATGACGGGCGGCAGGCAGCCCGATGTGGTGGTTGCCTGCGTGGGCGGTGGCAGCAACGCGATGGGCATCTTCTACCCCTATATTGCGCACGAAGCCACGCGCCTGATCGGCGTCGAGGCCGCCGGCGAAGGGCTGGACTCTGGCCGCCATTCGGCCTCGATCCTGCGCGGCAGCCCCGGCGTGCTGCACGGCAACCGCACCTACCTGCTGCAGAACGAGGACGGCCAGGTGACAGAAACACACAGCATCAGCGCCGGCCTGGACTACCCCGGCGTCGGCCCCGAACATGCCTACCTGGCCGACATCGGGCGTGCCGAGTACGTCGGCATCACCGACGCCGAAGCGCTGGCAGCCTTCCACTACCTGTGCCGCACCGAAGGCATCATCCCGGCCCTCGAATCGAGCCACGCCGTGGCTTACGCCATGAAACTCGCGAAAACCATGCGCCCGGACCAGACCATCCTGGTCAACCTCTCGGGTCGCGGCGACAAGGACATCGGCA encodes:
- the trpB gene encoding tryptophan synthase subunit beta; the protein is MFQYQQPDPTGHFGIYGGSFVSETLTHAINELKDAYAKYQHDPAFIDEFKYELVHYVGRPSPIYHAARTSRELKGAQIYLKREDLNHTGAHKINNVIGQAMLARRMGKPRIIAETGAGQHGVATATICARYGLECVVYMGSEDVKRQSPNVYRMNLLGATVVPVESGSKTLKDALNEAMRDWVANVDNTFYIIGTVAGPHPYPTMVRDFQSVIGEECLTQMPEMTGGRQPDVVVACVGGGSNAMGIFYPYIAHEATRLIGVEAAGEGLDSGRHSASILRGSPGVLHGNRTYLLQNEDGQVTETHSISAGLDYPGVGPEHAYLADIGRAEYVGITDAEALAAFHYLCRTEGIIPALESSHAVAYAMKLAKTMRPDQTILVNLSGRGDKDIGTVADLAGVDFYDRPSMRGLQVKGGKT